GAGGATGAACTGCTGAGGTTTTTATTCTCCCTGCTTTTCAAAGCCATAAAAAGTTTGCATTTAGTTTTGATCTAGTTTCCTGTTTTTGCGATCAATAATTAGTTGATGATATTTTTTCCACTGTTAACTGTTTTAGGGCTATCAAACTCTTTGCCTTGGAACTACAAAAAACTCAAAGCAAAATAAAGTCAGAGACCACAAAAAAATCATCTAGAATCCTAATGTCCATTTCTGATGGAATATATTTTCAGCTGCAGAACCTTGAGTCTCATATTCAGAAAGACGTGTAAGTATTTCAAAACAGATACGTTTCTCAGCACATGATAAGAGTTTCTTATTTGTGGTCTTGACAATGTTTTCTGAGGGAAGATCACAGCCCtcagtaaataaaaaagaaaacggGTTGAAGGGAAACTTGAAGGTAACATAAGTTGTATAAAAAAGACTTTTACCCTGATCGGTGGATTATTGCACTTGAGAAGCTTAATAGGTGATGTATTTATCATGCAGAGAAACGAAAAGAATTGAAGTTGattcatgaaaattttaaagaagaTATTAATCGGCATCTCCAGGACTACAGAAGCATTGGAAGGGCTGGAAACACACCACATAGAGCTTAAGGGGACCATGGAGAAGCAAAGTATGGCAAATCTTGTTTGTTGATGGACATTTTTTAATCGTTTCAATTCATCATCACAATGTTTTGAGTTGGCATTATCTGTCAAAGTAAAGGTTTGTCTTAAGATATCAAGCCATCATTGCAATGTCTTCAATCTATCATCTTTGCAAGCTTCTTGTCGTTTCTAATTGTTAGTCATTGTCTGATACATGTAGCAGCTGGTTACTCTGCTTTCAGGGCTTCCTTATTCagttgagaaaaaaatcatGGAATTGAACCCAACATGAGTTTTAGCAGCTACTTctagttaaaaaaagaaaaggaaagaacaaCAGAAGTATCGACagttctttttgaaaaagagcaATGCTTCTCGTAACACCACCAATGCAACACTCAAATAATACCACACTGATGTGTCAGACATGTATTCGATATTATAGTATCTTGTAGACAAACTTTATGCAGAAttctgttattatttttttacttctcATTGACAGAAGCATCACACCGGAAGCTTCTCTTGCAAGTGGAAGAAGCTCTTGAAGCCCAACTTAATGATGCCCAAAGAAGAATCGCAGCCATCCATGAGGCAAGTTTTGTGCTGCTTTTTAAATACTTCGTTTCTAACTGTTTCAGCCATAATATTATCTGGATATTGTGTTCCGTGCTTCTTTGGAAGAATGGTTATATAGTTAGCGTACAGtaagtatatatttaaaatcatatgaaGCACAATATCCAAGCTGGTGGCTGATGTAGTGATTGCGTATCTCTTTAGTGGATTTCACCATCAGTTGCTCTGAAATAAAAGTGACTCGTCTTATGGTTCTTTCCATGAAGCCAACGTGCTCGGGCTCACATGGAACTTCTCCTCCCATATATTAaagtaccccccccccccccatttttGTAATTAGACTAATTAGATTATGGTCGCAAGACGCACTACACACATTTAATTTACCAAGAAGAATAATGCAGTTGCTTTTCTATGAGTATATTTTATGCAATGGTTATCTGGCAAAGTTAGAGCTCTAATCTTTTTACTTTGAACCTAGCCTAAGGCTTACTCATTAAATACCAGCATTCTAATATTCTGTTCATAAGATATGAGCGCTTATATTGTAGTTAATTGTATATAGTCCATAATAATAAGACAGTGCTTATGCATATAGTATAGCTTATTTGGTTGAACTCATTGCAGTTGGCAAGAGGAAAGACGCTCCAATTGAAAGGCGTGATATCATTGTGTTTgaaggatggcattcttagtTGAAAGGATTTCTACTGCTATCTAGGAAGACGGACTTCGGCTAGAGTTCAAAGAGTCCCGAGGACATTCATCCATGCTTAGAAGTGACCATCCAAGCCTTTGCATCTCGTAGGTAACCAACATTGTCCTATTACTTGCAAATTTATCTCTGATCTTTCTCAATTATACTTTTTAGTGTACGGAAAACCCCAGTTTTCTCCCCAGTGGCGATAAtgtctttttggttttttggtcTGTGTGAGAGGTGTTCttatttttagaaagaaagaTTATCCCgttaactatataatataaataattaaatttactttttttttattagtttaaattttttagataaaagtgatttcatatgattttataataaagaTATTGAAGTCGAATCTTGACTCTATATTctactcatttaattaaatacttCATGTGTTGAGCTCTTTTATTAAGAGTGAGTTTGACTCACATGTAAGGAGTGTTAacgatataatataaataattaattgttttttcatcaatttaaactttAGAGTAAACGGTCATTTTACCCCTCTAACAAAGTGTTAGGGGTCGAGAAGGTGCTGGCAAGGTGCTGTGTTGTATGCAGAAGAAGAGGGAAGTAGCAGTTAGCCGTCGGTGTTCAATTGTTATTAAGGGAAGGAGGAAACGGTGTCGTGTTGTAATCGAGGAAAGAATTAAGTGGAACTCTGCCGTTTAGCTTTATGGTCTGTTCTGTGAATAAATAGAACGCTGTCGTTTTAGCTTAATGGTCTGTCATGTGAAAAAATAGGACGTTGTCGTTTTGTAAGAGTTGGGTTTTGGAATGTTGTAATACGATGCCGTATAATGAAGAAGTATAAATACAGTGAGTCGAGGGAAATTCCTCTCGATTCTCTTTACTCTCTGCTCTCTAACTCTTCTGGAGATTGACCATCTCGAATCAGTCAAGCTTGGGTCCATTACCCAAAATCATTCAccaatcaatataaaaaatgtatttggcataaaaaaggaaggaaaagtaAAATGCTTTTCAAATGGAACACTGTCTGAGTAAAAGccggtagtttttttttttttaattgtatttgtgCTTTTAGGATTCGAGTGGTAATTTAGAAATTGGGGGAGACTCTAATTGTGTGCAAGTGAGTAAAGGAGTGGTAATAAAATTTGCTTGCAATATGTTCTTGCTATATCTTAATTGAGTCTCCGTCTCCCATTTAACTGCGttgaatttgtattaagtttaGGTTGCATTTGGTTGTAAGACTCAGTTGAGTTCagttaaattttaaactgagtttaacatctaaaaattcaactctcaaattattaaattcatctcaattcaaaaacTTATTACACGTGAGATCTatactattttttaacttaatatatctttatacgtgaaatttacaatattttttaactttccataaaaaatattaaactcatcttaacatttaaatacactttaaacttaatttatatagattttatataacTCACTGGACaatttaattcattattatttataaagaattaaattaaattcaactaAACATTCAAACTCATCCTCAATAATGTTATAATTGTGTTTCAGAACCATTTCTTCGATGCCGTTAAGTAATTAAAATCTAATGATTTCGGACCACGCATACGACTTTCATTTGTGCTTAGGACCGTCACTAGCTTTGCTTGGAACGTAAGATCTGACAGTATCGTAAATGTCCAGTATTCATGTGGGACATTTCAGGCCCAAAGGACAATGACGTTAATACAACGTTTTCATTATTGTGAACTGTTTAGTTACCACAATTTGTGGACAATATGCAGGCACGAAGCACCCAAACCAAGGAGAGTGAAAGGGGAAAACGATTGGTTCACAAACTAAATATCCAGTGTTGTTGTTGAATCCTTTTCATCTCCATTTCTGGAGTCTGGTGGTCAATCCGGAGAAGTCGTTTTCACGTCTgggatgatttttctttttccagacCGATTGGTCATTTATGAAGTAGCTATAACAAACTGTGGACGATAGACAAATGCTACTCTGACAGGCTGTTGGGTCCGTTTGATCcagataaatttttatttttttatttaataattaagaaaatattttttaataatattataaataaatattttttaagagtataaaaaaaataaataaaaacatttttaaggAACCGTCTCGTACTACACTGCTTGTGGAAGGTATGCCCACACGCCGCACCCAAAACAAAGGTCCTTTTCTTcagttgtttctttttttgtgtggCCGGCTCGTTTGTCCTTTTATCTATGTATGGaacgaaagaaaaaaagtacatttaCGCAGACAAGAAATCAGATGGGCACGTGAAGTCCACCGGGAGTACCACGTGAAAGACACTTTTCATCGGAACGGAAAAGGCCTCTCTCCCTGAGATTGTGAATTTGACATGATGTTTGAGGGGAGATAGATACAATGTATGTTTAAAATGTCATACATTCGTCCACGTGGGTATGTTTAAATGTAAGAttgctctattttttcttccctaatttgtttaataaatcCCGAAAAGCGGGTAATGGAACAATATTTTTATGTCGTGTCCTTATCATAGGTACGACAAGATAGCTATAACGATGAACATGTCACCTCGCCATCAATCTGTAGTTTGTAGTTTTGTGGAGTACAAAAGCGAAGAACAATAGTGGGTTTCATGGCTGAATCCACTTCCAGTGCTGATCTCTTTGGTTTCGCATCAATATGTGTCAAAGTGGTTGTGATTAAAAAGGTTTGGTCTATATTCAGAAGAGTCTCCCAATAAATGGTCCTCAGCTCTTTCCTGCCTGtcaaaaatcaaatatctaGAGTACCTGCCAAGTGCCGAGTTGGTACGATTAGAGAACCTAGTTATAAGCTCAAGACTGAGGTAACTCTGAATACCCtctgttttttcattttttcagaagTTGCTTGATGATGCTCTGTTTTTAAAGAAGATGATACATGTTTACGAGAATCACGAACTCCAAGTGTCTTCGATCATAAGAAACCAGCCCTCAGTCCTCACCATATGTTGGTTTCTTCTACCTACTCTGTTACCTGCCCTTGATGAGTGTAAAGGAGGATCTTACATTTTGTTCAGAGCAATATCCAACATATGCTTCGTCTACTGCATCAACCATCTGATTCTCTATACCGACGATCTCAAACCATAATCTTTCTGTAGTAGAACACATTCTGCAAATATAGTCTACCCGAGGAGGAAAGAGTGCTCATTTACAAGTAGGGATGACTCTAATAGGCAATagatccttttttttaattttttttttttttttttatagaaataaacttcatttcattcaattaaTCCGAAGTTATAACTGTAACTaatcaatatagaaaaaaaactTAGATTATCAGTCAAACTACTCATCTGTTAGGAGCTCCTTCcgcccacaattttttttgtgacgaatattgtcttaacttctatacTCTCTCGTGATAATAGAGAAAATACTTTGTAAAAACAGAACTAAACGATCCTACCCTTCAAAAGAGGCAAGGTAACTATTGTCCCTTCGTCCTCCAAAGGCGGTGAGGTAACTCATATGCTATGGACGTCAAATCTAATagcatatttcttttattttctcgcACAAATAAAAACACTGCAGAAAACGAAATACACTTGACAAAGTAGGCTGCAATAGCCCTTTTGGTTAGCCTTCTTCATGTAAAAGGTCCCACTCCTCCCTCATTTACACAAGTTTTTGTTCATATTTGGTGTTTTCTGCAATGGTGTGAGAATGCTTGATTCTATTATctggattaatatatatatatatatatatatatatatggaaactgACATTGAAccatcatatattatttttcatttaataacaTTAACTTTAATTACAGTGTTGACAGAGTGACTCAACAAGAATAAACCTCCacccaaaaattatatatgagttTATTAGTACAGTTAGAAAGTAAATTGTCTTACCTGAGTCTAAAAAAAAGGTACATACACACCTGTTAAAAGATTTCTTCAAGTTCGGATACCTCAAGAGAAAGATTAAGATATACACGTTTAAgtgatttttatataatttattatacatttaatactactagaaatatttatacgGGCTAAAATATATGTTTAGGACCTatttaatttgtctttttttttttttttacatgaagtCTTTAAGTTTAAGTAAAAACTTGAAACCCTCGAGTTCGCATAAAAATTTAAGGAGACCGTGATAAGAACAAAAGGTGAAAAAACCTTGCTGTATTACAACGTTGTTTAATCATTTAGTTTTCCAACTGAAAACTCCTAACACTGGACTCTATAAAAAAGATCGGGAGGTGGTTAAATTTTGCGGACCCCATTTTGGTGGAATCTCCACTTCATCTTGACCAAGGAATCTCCACCAACTCTCGTGATTGGCGTCTGTTCAGACATGACTGGTTCAAATTAAAACCTATGTTTGAAATGTTGGTTACTAGAATTTGAGTGGCAGAACTTCATGTGAGATGCCGTGTGTGGCCTATGTATTAGCCAAAGATAAaactgaggaaaaaaaaaaaaaaaaacagagagagagagagagagatggcgagGCCTATAAATTGAGACCATGTGAAGATCTCTTTCAAGTTGACTAACTGGGGCTCTCTAGTCTATCTTCTTCTTTCGCTTCTGagtcctgcaacaaagaaaggGTGGGTGACAAAAAAGGAGTTGCAGTAAGGAAGATAAGATAGTCTCAGGTATTCTGCAAATATATAACATGGATATCTAAACTATACTAGTTTAACATCTTGATGTGGTGTTGTGGAGGCTTCAAATGATATGTGGTTGCACTAGGTTGCATTTAGGAGTATATGGCAGCCTAATAATGGCTTAATTTTTAGTGCCCTTTATAGTTAAGTGTGtttccttttaatttctttcaacTTTGTTCAATGGCAGAGGACAACATGCTTGAATCAACACGACCAAGGATGACATGCCGTTTACCTACTCTAGCTCccatgtaatattttatttaattctcttTGCAGATGCCTTCTCTTTTTATATGGAATCATGATTTTAACAGGGTCTGCAATGCAGGTTTGAGGATGACTGTATGGAGCTGGTGTGGGAAAATGGTCAGATTCTTATGCGAGGGCGATCAGGTAGAGCTCAAAAGGGTCATTCTTGGACTGGTTATTCTTTATCCTCCTCCAATGCTCAGGCAGAAAATGGAGAGAATATGCACACAAAGAAAGCAAGGTTAGAGACTATTTGTTCGACTCTGAATGACACTGCTCTCTTAGGTCGCACGGATTCTGATATCAACTCTACCGATAATAATAATTCTTCACAAACTGGTTATCTTGAATCATCGCCCCAATTATATAAATTCAATTTGGAAGACAACAAAGGCAAGAGGGAGGACAAGAAGTCCAAACATTCCAAACGTTTCCAAGAACCGGAGCTTGCTACCTCTGGGTATTCCCGATCATCAGAAACAGTTTTAGGACCAAAACTGAACTCAAGCAAGACCTTATTGCCAATGGGTACTGAACAGCACACGTCAACCTTACCGGAGCGTGATTCTCAACCTGATAAGAAATATGGAGCAGTGAAAATCTCTTACTCACGATCTGCAGCTATTCTCAAAGCTAATAGTCAGAGCAGCGGTGTGACAAGGCCAACAAGTAGTCTGGTTTTTACAGGAGTTCAGGAGACGAAATGTGGCAACGATGAGAGGCCTCCTCCTCTGGGTGGTAGAAACGCTCTTGAATCAACAGTGATTGAACGGGCTACTACTTCAAAAAGTGTAACAGGTATTCAGAATCAAGCAGAAGCAGAGCTTCTACCACCTGTTGCCAAGACAAAGGAGCCACTGCCTCGTGAGCACTCTGAAGCTTTTGGAAACCAAACCTCGAGCTTAGCAGAAAATACACGAAAAGGAAAGACC
This genomic interval from Juglans microcarpa x Juglans regia isolate MS1-56 chromosome 4D, Jm3101_v1.0, whole genome shotgun sequence contains the following:
- the LOC121260593 gene encoding transcription factor PHYTOCHROME INTERACTING FACTOR-LIKE 15-like isoform X2, with product MLESTRPRMTCRLPTLAPMFEDDCMELVWENGQILMRGRSGRAQKGHSWTGYSLSSSNAQAENGENMHTKKARLETICSTLNDTALLGRTDSDINSTDNNNSSQTGYLESSPQLYKFNLEDNKGKREDKKSKHSKRFQEPELATSGYSRSSETVLGPKLNSSKTLLPMGTEQHTSTLPERDSQPDKKYGAVKISYSRSAAILKANSQSSGVTRPTSSLVFTGVQETKCGNDERPPPLGGRNALESTVIERATTSKSVTGIQNQAEAELLPPVAKTKEPLPREHSEAFGNQTSSLAENTRKGKTDVKILTKPPVTSSSVCSLGASNDPSYSLRRTYEETESSAGPSENVEEPQGLRKQAPGRSCTGGKRSRTAEVHNLSERRRRDKINKRMRVLKELIPNCNKVDKASMLDEAIEYLKTLQLQLQIMSMGNGVCMHPMMLPTAMQHINAAHLTHFSAMGAGMGMRMGMGMGCGPAQFSTSQVGATALPGITGTSFQMLGFPGQAFPMPVSHPSFIPSLGSQPIQSVLAHGISGASPLVEHLGSVPLTGSEDFSQNIYSEKINHGNTESSKIQTSRCEHSLARHAYFFP
- the LOC121260593 gene encoding transcription factor PHYTOCHROME INTERACTING FACTOR-LIKE 15-like isoform X1, encoding MLESTRPRMTCRLPTLAPMFEDDCMELVWENGQILMRGRSGRAQKGHSWTGYSLSSSNAQAENGENMHTKKARLETICSTLNDTALLGRTDSDINSTDNNNSSQTGYLESSPQLYKFNLEDNKGKREDKKSKHSKRFQEPELATSGYSRSSETVLGPKLNSSKTLLPMGTEQHTSTLPERDSQPDKKYGAVKISYSRSAAILKANSQSSGVTRPTSSLVFTGVQETKCGNDERPPPLGGRNALESTVIERATTSKSVTGIQNQAEAELLPPVAKTKEPLPREHSEAFGNQTSSLAENTRKGKTDVKILTKPPVTSSSVCSLGASNDPSYSLRRTYEETESSAGPSENVEEPQGLRKQAPGRSCTGGKRSRTAEVHNLSERRRRDKINKRMRVLKELIPNCNKVDKASMLDEAIEYLKTLQLQLQIMSMGNGVCMHPMMLPTAMQHINAAHLTHFSAMGAGMGMRMGMGMGCGPAQFSTSQVGATALPGITGTSFQMLGFPGQAFPMPVSHPSFIPSLGSQPIQSVLAHGISGASPLVEHLGSVPLTGSEDFSQNIYSEKINHGNTESSKIQTSSLHFPSVQ